One region of Pogona vitticeps strain Pit_001003342236 chromosome 1, PviZW2.1, whole genome shotgun sequence genomic DNA includes:
- the ARL5A gene encoding ADP-ribosylation factor-like protein 5A, whose amino-acid sequence MGILFTRIWRLFSHQEHKVIIVGLDNAGKTTILYQFSMNEVVHTSPTIGSNVEEIVVNNTRFLMWDIGGQESLRSSWNTYYTNTEFVIVVVDSTDRERISVTKEELYKMLAHEDLKKAGLLIFANKQDVKDCMTVAEISQFLKLTSIKDHQWHIQACCALTGEGLCQGLEWMMSRLKIR is encoded by the exons ATGGGAATCCTCTTCACCCGGATATGGAGGCTGTTTAGTCACCAGG aaCACAAAGTGATCATTGTTGGCCTTGATAATGCAGGAAAAACAACCATTCTTTATCAGTT TTCTATGAATGAAGTGGTACATACCTCCCCAACTATAGGAAGCAACGTAGAGGAGATTGTAGTTAACAATACACGTTTTCTTATGTGGGATATTGGAGGTCAAGAATCTCTTCGATCTTCATGGAACACCTATTATACGAACACTGAA tttGTGATAGTTGTCGTGGATagcacagacagagagagaatttcTGTAACGAAGGAAGAACTTTATAAAATGTTAGCACATGAG gACTTGAAGAAAGCAGGTCTGCTCATTTTTGCTAACAAACAGGATGTTAAAGACTGCATGACAGTAGCTGAAATCTCTCAGTTTCTGAAGTTAACTTCAATTAAAGATCACCAATGGCACATCCAGGCATGCTGTGCTCTTACTGGTGAAGG GTTATGCCAAGGGCTTGAATGGATGATGTCCAGACTTAAGATCAGATGA